Proteins from a genomic interval of Spea bombifrons isolate aSpeBom1 chromosome 4, aSpeBom1.2.pri, whole genome shotgun sequence:
- the LOC128491380 gene encoding piggyBac transposable element-derived protein 4-like, whose product MIFLASDSEATDTASDFDVGQFTDTSSDVSVAAGSAATSSGGRAPEEWVAPNRCKPAIPPFTAIPGINIDVTGFTPLQFVQIFLGEDILGDIVSQSNLYAQQYRAANPNSYFAKQPWTPIDVPEFLKFWALTMLMGIIKKPSIRSYWSTSPILSTPIYTQSIGRRRYEMILHFMHFSDNSLCPPKEHPQFDRLYKIRPLITHLAAKFAEAYRPGRDICVDESLMKYKGRLGFKQYIPSKRSRYGIKLYKLCESETGYTQAFRVYEGKNSHLDPPGCPEHLGTSAKIVWDLIFPLMNKGYHLYVDNFYTSVPLFKLLCCFDTVACGTIRKNRVGFPQDLAQTRLRKGETSALRQEELLALKFMDRKEVCMLTTIHDEKTVEVSVRGRAGVTRKPVCIRAYNKNMGGVDLSGKGLVQEGCNLYHANCDLQCFFVAQKSKSRNPTVFFAVSTSSYFGYLVPRCTCSPGGDRV is encoded by the coding sequence ATGATTTTTTTGGCCTCAGATTCTGAGGCCACTGACACAGCGTCAGATTTTGATGTTGGCCAGTTCACAGATACATCTAGCGATGTATCTGTGGCTGCTGGGTCCGCTGCCACAAGTAGTGGTGGCAGGGCACCTGAGGAGTGGGTAGCACCTAATAGGTGTAAGCCAGCTATCCCTCCTTTTACTGCAATTCCTGGCATCAATATTGATGTTACAGGATTCACCCCATTGCAGTTTGTGCAGATTTTTTTGGGAGAAGATATCTTGGGAGACATTGTCTCCCAGTCAAACCTTTATGCCCAGCAGTACCGTGCTGCTAACCCCAACTCCTATTTTGCAAAGCAGCCATGGACCCCCATTGACGTGCCAGAATTTCTTAAATTCTGGGCGTTAACTATGCTGATgggaattattaaaaaaccctcCATCCGCTCCTACTGGAGCACCAGCCCCATCCTTAGTACCCCTATTTACACCCAGTCCATAGGTAGGAGAAGGTATGAAATGATTCttcatttcatgcattttagcGATAATAGCCTGTGCCCCCCTAAGGAACACCCACAGTTTGACAGGCTCTATAAAATCCGCCCCCTGATTACCCATCTCGCTGCCAAGTTTGCAGAGGCTTATAGACCTGGAAGGGATATCTGCGTGGATGAATCTCTGATGAAGTATAAAGGAAGGTTGGGATTTAAGCAGTATATTCCTTCCAAGCGCTCCAGGTACGGCATAAAATTGTATAAGCTCTGCGAGAGCGAGACTGGGTATACTCAGGCTTTCCGGGTATACGAGGGAAAGAATAGCCACCTTGACCCTCCAGGTTGCCCAGAACATCTGGGCACCAGTGCCAAGATTGTGTGGGACCTAATATTCCCACTTATGAACAAAGGCTACCACTTGTATGTTGACAACTTTTATACAAGCGTCCCTTTGTTCAAGCTGCTGTGTTGTTTTGACACAGTAGCTTGCGGTACTATTAGAAAGAACCGCGTGGGTTTCCCACAAGATCTGGCACAAACCCGACTACGAAAGGGGGAGACCTCAGCTCTACGTCAAGAGGAGCTCTTGGCATTGAAGTTCATGGACAGAAAagaggtgtgcatgctgaccaCCATCCACGATGAGAAAACTGTGGAGGTTTCTGTCCGTGGCAGAGCTGGGGTCACTAGAAAGCCAGTGTGCATCAGGGCCTATAATAAGAACATGGGTGGAGTTGATCTGTCAGGCAAAGGCCTGGTACAAGAAGGTTGCAATTTATATCATGCAAATTGCGACCTACAATGCTTTTTTGTTGCACAAAAAAGCAAATCCCGGAATCCAACTGTCTTTTTTGCAGTTTCAACTTCAAGTTATTTCGGGTATCTTGTACCAAGATGCACCTGTTCCCCGGGCGGTGACAGAGTCTAG